The following proteins are encoded in a genomic region of Candidatus Hydrogenedentota bacterium:
- a CDS encoding DUF1080 domain-containing protein, which produces MKKLALIGTVACVIAGTGFAGDLEKLAQEPLTHPDTAGWQELFAPDLSNAVKPDGVWTFENGELTASKDEALWSQEDYENFLLDLEFRNAPETNSGVIVYCSDVSNWIPNAVEIQIADDHAKKWAESPRSWQCGAVFGHLPASKSVVKQPGEWNRMTIRCIGQHIDVALNGEHIVSMDMSLWTSAQTNPDGTEIPSWLSKPLSSLPTKGKIGLQGKHAGAPIWFRNLRVKRLD; this is translated from the coding sequence AAAAAACTGGCACTGATCGGGACCGTGGCATGCGTGATTGCCGGGACGGGGTTTGCGGGGGACCTGGAGAAGCTTGCGCAGGAACCGCTGACACACCCGGACACGGCGGGATGGCAGGAGTTGTTCGCCCCGGACCTGTCGAATGCGGTCAAGCCGGACGGGGTCTGGACTTTCGAGAACGGGGAACTCACGGCGAGCAAGGACGAGGCGCTGTGGAGTCAGGAAGACTACGAGAATTTCCTCCTGGACCTGGAATTCCGGAACGCGCCCGAAACCAACAGCGGCGTGATTGTCTATTGCAGCGATGTCTCGAATTGGATTCCAAACGCGGTCGAAATTCAGATTGCGGACGACCACGCGAAGAAATGGGCGGAATCGCCGCGGTCGTGGCAGTGCGGGGCGGTCTTCGGGCATTTGCCGGCCTCGAAAAGCGTCGTGAAACAGCCGGGTGAGTGGAACCGGATGACGATCCGCTGCATCGGGCAGCACATCGACGTGGCGCTGAACGGGGAGCATATCGTGTCGATGGACATGAGCCTGTGGACCTCCGCGCAGACGAATCCTGACGGCACGGAAATCCCGTCGTGGTTGAGCAAGCCGCTGAGTTCGCTGCCGACGAAAGGCAAAATCGGACTCCAGGGCAAGCACGCGGGCGCGCCCATCTGGTTCCGTAATCTGCGGGTGAAGCGGTTGGACTAG